The Dehalococcoidia bacterium genome has a window encoding:
- a CDS encoding DUF763 domain-containing protein, producing the protein MPRTGIAHLPLHWGAAPPWLFQRMVRLSRYVMLALVEEMGPRQVLRRLSDPFWFQALGCFLGFDWHSSGLTTVVCAAIKEGLRGLERDTGVLVAGGKGRTSRKTPQEVEALAEGLSFSPEPLVYASRMTAKVDSAALQDGYQLYHHTLFFTTDGAWAVVQQGMNPQTRYARRYHWLGEEVKSFVCEPHAGIISEEVGEALNMVARESEAARQVSVALAREEPERLLRDLRRIAVLEMPHRHHLTEADTDIQRLERGLRAAYEAQPRDFQELLGTAGVGPATIRALALASELIYGAPPSRRDPARYSYAHGGKDGHPYPIDRETYDRTVEALKRAVTKARLGRRETMEALRRLSLILPQEC; encoded by the coding sequence ATGCCTAGGACAGGCATCGCCCATCTGCCTCTGCACTGGGGGGCGGCGCCCCCATGGCTCTTCCAGCGCATGGTTCGCCTATCCCGTTACGTGATGCTGGCACTGGTAGAGGAGATGGGGCCTCGCCAAGTCCTACGTCGCCTCTCCGACCCCTTCTGGTTCCAAGCCCTGGGCTGCTTCTTGGGGTTCGACTGGCACTCCTCAGGCCTCACCACGGTGGTCTGCGCCGCCATAAAGGAGGGGCTGCGAGGGCTGGAGCGGGATACGGGCGTCCTGGTGGCCGGCGGCAAGGGGCGGACGTCGCGGAAGACACCGCAGGAGGTGGAGGCCTTGGCCGAGGGCCTCTCCTTCTCGCCAGAACCGCTGGTCTATGCCTCCCGCATGACAGCTAAGGTGGACTCAGCCGCCCTCCAGGACGGCTACCAGCTCTACCACCATACCCTCTTCTTCACCACCGACGGGGCCTGGGCAGTGGTCCAGCAGGGCATGAACCCTCAGACCAGGTACGCCCGCCGCTATCACTGGCTTGGGGAGGAGGTGAAGAGCTTCGTTTGCGAGCCCCACGCGGGTATCATCTCGGAGGAGGTGGGGGAGGCCCTCAACATGGTGGCCCGAGAATCGGAGGCTGCCCGCCAGGTGAGCGTCGCCCTGGCGCGAGAGGAGCCGGAACGCCTGCTGCGCGACCTCCGACGCATCGCCGTCCTGGAGATGCCCCATCGCCACCACCTCACGGAAGCCGATACGGACATACAGCGGCTGGAGAGGGGCCTCCGCGCGGCCTATGAGGCCCAGCCCCGCGACTTCCAAGAGCTGCTGGGCACAGCCGGGGTGGGGCCAGCCACCATACGGGCCCTGGCCCTGGCCAGCGAGCTCATCTACGGCGCCCCACCTTCCCGTCGTGACCCCGCCCGCTACTCCTACGCCCATGGTGGCAAGGACGGCCATCCTTATCCCATCGACCGGGAGACCTATGACCGGACGGTGGAGGCCCTGAAGCGGGCGGTGACGAAGGCCCGCCTGGGCCGCCGCGAGACCATGGAGGCCCTCCGCCGCCTCTCCCTCATCCTCCCCCAGGAGTGCTGA
- the folD gene encoding bifunctional methylenetetrahydrofolate dehydrogenase/methenyltetrahydrofolate cyclohydrolase FolD, whose amino-acid sequence MSAQVIDGRAIAAQVRREVREKAARLKARGLVPGLAFVLVGDNPSSLSYVRAKGEAAEEVGIYSETFHLPASISQGELLEHISALNRDPRFHAILVQLPLPPHLSEEKTIAAIDPDKDVDGVTPVNMGRLLRGEPCPQPCTPRGVVELLLRSGHRPEGKHVVIVGRSNIVGKPLAAILMQKREGANATVTICHTGTRDLAHFTRQADILVAAMGSPRAITAHMVRPGAVVIDVGNNWVPDPTRKSGRRLVGDVDFEAVKEVAGAITPVPGGVGPMTVAMVLFNTVELAEKRCS is encoded by the coding sequence ATGAGTGCCCAGGTCATCGATGGCCGCGCCATCGCCGCCCAAGTGCGGCGGGAGGTGAGGGAAAAGGCGGCGAGGCTCAAAGCCCGCGGCTTAGTCCCTGGCCTGGCCTTCGTCCTTGTGGGGGATAACCCCTCATCCCTCTCCTATGTGCGAGCCAAGGGGGAGGCGGCAGAGGAAGTGGGCATATATTCGGAGACCTTCCACCTCCCTGCCTCCATCAGCCAAGGGGAGCTCTTGGAACACATCTCAGCCCTTAATAGGGATCCCCGCTTCCACGCCATCCTGGTCCAGCTACCCCTGCCCCCCCACCTTTCGGAGGAGAAGACCATCGCCGCCATCGACCCGGATAAGGACGTGGATGGGGTGACGCCTGTCAACATGGGTCGCCTCTTAAGGGGGGAGCCGTGCCCCCAGCCCTGCACCCCACGCGGGGTGGTGGAGCTGCTGTTGCGCTCCGGCCACCGCCCGGAGGGCAAACATGTGGTCATCGTAGGGCGATCTAACATTGTGGGCAAGCCCCTGGCGGCCATCCTCATGCAGAAGCGAGAGGGGGCCAACGCCACCGTCACCATCTGCCATACAGGCACCCGCGACCTAGCCCACTTCACCCGCCAGGCCGATATCCTGGTGGCAGCCATGGGCAGCCCCCGGGCCATCACCGCCCATATGGTGCGGCCTGGGGCGGTGGTGATAGACGTGGGCAACAACTGGGTGCCCGACCCCACCCGCAAGTCGGGGCGGCGGCTAGTGGGTGATGTGGACTTCGAGGCCGTAAAGGAGGTGGCGGGGGCTATAACACCTGTGCCCGGGGGCGTGGGCCCCATGACGGTGGCCATGGTCCTCTTCAACACCGTGGAGCTAGCCGAAAAAAGGTGCTCCTAG
- a CDS encoding VOC family protein, giving the protein MKVERVDHISIAVRNLEEAVRRWEEMLGIHVTNRYRDEEGEKINVAQFQLGETIIELMEPTSPDSEVQKFLDRRGEGIMVLSLRVDDVAQALRELREKGAPVIDNEPRRLGQVQFGFAHPKGFNGVLLELISGP; this is encoded by the coding sequence ATGAAGGTGGAGCGCGTGGACCATATATCCATAGCGGTGAGGAACCTGGAGGAGGCGGTGCGCCGCTGGGAGGAGATGTTGGGCATCCACGTCACCAACCGCTACCGGGACGAGGAAGGGGAGAAGATCAACGTGGCCCAGTTCCAGCTGGGGGAGACCATCATCGAGCTTATGGAGCCCACCTCCCCCGACTCGGAGGTGCAGAAGTTCCTGGACCGGCGCGGTGAGGGCATCATGGTGCTCTCCCTGCGGGTGGACGACGTCGCCCAGGCCCTGCGGGAGCTGCGGGAGAAAGGGGCACCGGTCATCGATAACGAGCCCAGGCGGCTGGGCCAGGTGCAGTTCGGCTTCGCCCATCCCAAAGGGTTCAACGGCGTACTGCTGGAGCTCATCTCCGGGCCATGA
- the thyX gene encoding FAD-dependent thymidylate synthase: MRIVREPRVYLVGRQQVDDQEIERFLRDYGLSWQTDTEVGAERLVEAGGRVCYLSFGKGRRSNAEYIGNLISQRHGSVLEHAVWNFIIAGVSRSFSHELVRHRAGWGYSQLSQRYVDESDASFVEPDVIAEDERAHQVWTRAIEAARQAYMELVEILSHKFEDVPDRTLRRKMARQAARSVLPNATETIIFVTANARALRHFIELRGSQWADPEIRKVAIKILRIMQKEAPHIFGDYRIERLPDGTEVARTEHEKV, from the coding sequence ATGAGGATCGTACGGGAGCCCAGAGTCTATCTCGTGGGCAGACAGCAGGTGGACGACCAGGAGATAGAGCGGTTCCTCCGCGACTACGGCCTCTCCTGGCAGACGGACACGGAGGTGGGAGCGGAGCGGCTGGTGGAGGCGGGGGGAAGGGTATGTTATCTCTCCTTCGGCAAGGGGCGTCGCTCCAATGCTGAGTACATAGGCAACCTCATATCCCAGCGCCACGGCTCAGTGCTGGAGCACGCCGTCTGGAACTTCATCATCGCTGGTGTCTCCCGCTCCTTCTCCCACGAGCTGGTGCGCCACCGCGCCGGCTGGGGATACTCCCAGCTCTCCCAGCGCTACGTAGACGAGTCCGACGCCTCCTTCGTGGAGCCAGACGTCATCGCCGAGGACGAGCGGGCCCACCAGGTGTGGACAAGGGCCATAGAGGCCGCCCGCCAGGCCTACATGGAGCTGGTGGAGATCCTATCCCACAAATTCGAGGACGTCCCCGACAGAACGCTGCGGCGCAAGATGGCCCGCCAGGCGGCCCGCTCGGTGCTGCCCAATGCCACCGAGACCATCATCTTCGTCACGGCCAATGCCAGGGCCCTGCGCCACTTCATCGAGCTACGGGGCTCCCAGTGGGCCGACCCCGAGATAAGGAAGGTGGCCATAAAGATCCTGCGCATCATGCAGAAGGAGGCCCCCCACATCTTTGGCGATTACCGCATCGAGCGCCTCCCTGACGGCACCGAGGTGGCCAGGACGGAGCACGAGAAGGTCTAA